In the genome of Pseudomonas sp. P5_109, one region contains:
- a CDS encoding YceI family protein, which produces MNLRSARCVALAGTLVFGLVPFAEAVEYKEVNAKASTLSFTYQQMGTKNYGTFGKFEARLDFDTDNPSAAHAALTIDLKSIEAGSNDSNTELQKPAWFDTATYPVATFESTSIKALGDNRYTITGKLSLRGLTREVSVPVQLKSESSIGIFVGDLVLKRDDFKIGEGELADSMVSNEIKIRFRMVAPQR; this is translated from the coding sequence ATGAACCTTAGATCCGCGCGTTGCGTCGCTCTGGCCGGCACGTTGGTGTTCGGCCTGGTGCCGTTCGCTGAAGCCGTGGAATACAAGGAAGTCAACGCCAAGGCCAGTACCTTGAGTTTCACCTATCAGCAGATGGGTACGAAAAACTACGGCACCTTCGGCAAGTTCGAGGCCAGGCTCGACTTCGACACCGATAACCCAAGTGCCGCCCACGCCGCGCTAACCATCGATCTCAAGAGCATCGAAGCCGGCAGCAATGACTCCAACACCGAGCTGCAAAAACCGGCGTGGTTCGACACGGCGACCTATCCGGTGGCGACCTTCGAGTCGACGTCCATCAAGGCCCTTGGCGATAACCGCTACACCATTACCGGAAAGCTGTCCTTGCGCGGGCTCACTCGGGAGGTGAGTGTGCCTGTGCAGCTGAAATCGGAGAGCTCCATAGGCATCTTCGTTGGCGATCTGGTGCTCAAGCGTGACGACTTCAAGATAGGCGAGGGTGAGTTGGCGGACAGCATGGTGTCCAACGAGATCAAAATCCGCTTTCGCATGGTGGCGCCGCAGCGCTGA
- a CDS encoding phosphoribosyltransferase has translation MSPLSHSILQDRPAAGRRLIEPLLPYANRPDVIVLALPRGGVPVAYAVATALKVRLDLMLVRKLGVPSRPEYAMGAIAGGGIQIRNEEALRVHPIDRAAFDAVVERETRELLRREKVYRGTRPPVQLKDQVVILIDDGLATGASMRAAIQALRLQAPARIVVAVPVAPIETVEALRSEVDELVCPLMPEWFTSIGHWYVDFSQTRDAEVIELLQRAWQRGECG, from the coding sequence ATGAGCCCCTTGTCCCATTCCATCCTGCAAGACCGGCCAGCGGCCGGGCGGCGTTTGATCGAGCCGCTGCTGCCTTACGCCAATCGCCCCGACGTCATCGTTCTGGCCTTGCCCCGTGGCGGCGTGCCGGTGGCTTATGCAGTGGCCACGGCCCTGAAGGTTCGCCTGGACCTGATGCTGGTGCGCAAGCTCGGCGTGCCGTCCCGTCCGGAGTACGCCATGGGGGCGATTGCCGGCGGCGGTATCCAGATTCGTAACGAAGAGGCACTGCGCGTGCACCCGATTGATCGCGCCGCGTTCGACGCCGTGGTTGAGCGGGAAACCCGCGAGCTGCTGCGCCGCGAGAAGGTCTACCGGGGTACACGGCCGCCGGTGCAACTCAAGGATCAGGTGGTGATCCTGATCGACGACGGCCTGGCCACTGGCGCGTCGATGCGGGCGGCAATCCAGGCGCTGCGGCTGCAGGCGCCTGCGCGCATCGTGGTGGCGGTGCCGGTGGCGCCGATCGAGACAGTGGAGGCCCTGCGCAGCGAGGTGGATGAACTGGTCTGCCCGTTGATGCCCGAGTGGTTCACCTCGATTGGCCATTGGTACGTGGACTTTTCCCAGACCCGGGATGCCGAGGTGATCGAACTGTTGCAGCGGGCGTGGCAACGCGGGGAGTGCGGATAG
- a CDS encoding MATE family efflux transporter, translating to MQTPSPQRPLWKTYLFFLAPMVLSNFLQSMSGTVNSIYIGQMLGTQALAAVSGMFPIVFFFIALVIGLGAGAGVLIGQAWGARETHLVKAIAGATVLLGVLIGLVAAVVGSVFARSALEGLGTPADVLDDAVAYAHVMLWIMPSLLVFVLFTQLLRGVSDTLSPLLALVVSTIVGLALTPALIRGWLGFAPMGIQSAAIAGLVGNLVAMGLLAWRLIGKGHPLAPDREFFAAMKLDMAILGKVLRIGLPTGLQMVVLSLSELVILALVNQHGSQATAAYGAVTQIVNYVQFPALSIAITASILGAQAIGAGRIERIGPILKTGLMINVCLTGGLVVLGYLLSSWLLASFLTEEATLNMAEHLLHIMLWSLLVFGFQAIIGGIMRASGTVMVPVAISIVCVVGIQLPAAYLLDAKFGLQGVWMAFPVAYLGMLVLQTLYYKLVWQHQKIERLV from the coding sequence ATGCAAACCCCCAGCCCCCAGCGCCCCCTCTGGAAAACCTACCTGTTTTTCCTCGCCCCGATGGTCCTGTCTAACTTCCTGCAATCGATGTCCGGCACGGTCAACAGTATCTACATCGGCCAGATGCTCGGCACCCAGGCGCTGGCGGCGGTGTCGGGGATGTTCCCCATCGTGTTTTTCTTCATCGCCCTGGTGATCGGCCTCGGTGCGGGCGCGGGGGTGTTGATCGGCCAGGCGTGGGGGGCGCGGGAGACGCATCTGGTGAAGGCGATTGCCGGGGCGACGGTGTTGTTGGGGGTGTTGATCGGGTTGGTGGCGGCGGTAGTGGGCAGTGTGTTTGCGCGGTCGGCGTTGGAGGGGTTGGGGACGCCGGCAGATGTGCTGGACGATGCGGTGGCGTATGCCCATGTGATGTTGTGGATCATGCCGTCGCTGTTGGTGTTTGTGTTGTTCACGCAGTTGTTGCGCGGGGTCAGCGATACGTTGTCGCCGTTGTTGGCGCTGGTGGTGTCGACCATTGTCGGGCTGGCGCTGACGCCGGCGTTGATTCGCGGGTGGTTGGGTTTTGCGCCGATGGGCATTCAGAGTGCGGCAATTGCCGGGTTGGTGGGTAATCTGGTGGCGATGGGGTTGCTGGCGTGGCGCTTGATTGGCAAGGGCCATCCACTGGCGCCGGACCGCGAGTTCTTTGCGGCGATGAAGCTGGACATGGCGATCCTCGGCAAGGTGTTGCGTATCGGTTTGCCCACCGGGTTGCAAATGGTGGTGTTGTCGTTGTCGGAGCTGGTGATTCTGGCGCTGGTGAACCAGCACGGCTCCCAGGCGACGGCGGCGTATGGCGCGGTGACGCAGATCGTCAATTACGTGCAGTTCCCGGCGCTGTCGATTGCGATCACGGCCTCGATCCTCGGGGCGCAGGCGATCGGGGCGGGGCGCATCGAGCGCATCGGGCCGATCCTGAAGACCGGGCTGATGATCAATGTGTGTCTGACCGGTGGCCTGGTGGTGCTCGGGTACTTGTTGTCGAGTTGGCTGCTGGCGTCCTTCCTCACTGAAGAGGCGACGCTCAACATGGCCGAGCACCTGTTGCACATCATGCTCTGGAGCCTGTTGGTGTTTGGCTTCCAGGCGATCATCGGCGGCATCATGCGCGCCAGTGGCACGGTGATGGTGCCGGTGGCGATTTCCATTGTCTGCGTGGTGGGGATTCAGTTGCCGGCGGCGTATCTGCTGGATGCGAAGTTCGGGCTGCAAGGGGTGTGGATGGCGTTTCCGGTGGCGTATCTGGGGATGCTGGTGTTGCAGACGCTGTATTACAAGCTGGTGTGGCAACATCAGAAGATCGAGCGGTTGGTGTAG
- a CDS encoding M10 family metallopeptidase C-terminal domain-containing protein, translating to MATVNGKTVNGSTIYGTTGYDIIYGRNIAEVIYGDNGDDTIYGDDGNDTIYGGSGADNLYGGNGNDILDAGTSSNNVLTGGAGADTFVINRGANYIEQTITDFDVSADRLDLRQVGISDIDTLNRLFEVNYYDKLLLTINTNGYYSTTTLNNLWATGIGELDASNVLLNTTVKDDILTATSKSDLFGGLGNDRLTGSSSGDRLFGESGNDTLFGMAGNDLLVGGAGNDTLNGGADGDVLEGGSGNDILNGGTGSDQLIGGAGSDVFIAQQGSNYYDATRVVDFSLAEQDKLDVRALGISDIDSLKRLVEAGDDKGGDVITNWNGGYSAELVLTGVSIADLTTSNLLLNTSTANSSQFATGKSDLFGGLGNNRLVGSSSSDRLFGEGGADTLEGGDGYDLLVGGSGNDSLFGGNGNDTLEGGIGDDKLDGGDNYDILKGGAGNDTLNGGLGDDVLSGGTGNDLLISSLGDDFLDGGEGIDTLSYAAEGLALNVNLSLTGEQRVVASRYEDDRILNIENVIGGYANDRLVGNAYNNSLDGGNGDDTLSGGLGNDTLRGAAGNDTLNGGGGVDTATYEGATSAVKVDLNITTASQNTLGAGVDRLLYIENLTGSSYADTLKGDAAANVLTGGLGKDTLTGGAGNDIFDFNALAETGLTSATWDIITDFVRGADKIDLSTLDANTATITNEAFTSIIGSTVAFSAAGQLKVSAGVLYGNTDADSAAEFAIQITGISSVTTADFIL from the coding sequence TTGGCAACAGTTAATGGAAAGACGGTAAACGGGTCCACCATTTATGGAACCACTGGCTACGATATAATTTATGGCCGCAACATCGCCGAAGTGATTTATGGCGATAATGGTGACGATACCATTTATGGCGATGATGGTAACGATACGATCTATGGTGGCAGTGGGGCGGACAACCTGTATGGCGGCAACGGCAACGATATCCTGGACGCGGGCACTAGCAGTAATAACGTCCTTACAGGCGGCGCAGGGGCAGATACTTTCGTCATAAATCGTGGCGCCAATTATATAGAGCAAACCATCACGGATTTTGACGTATCCGCAGATCGGCTGGATCTTCGTCAGGTCGGCATCTCCGACATCGATACGCTTAATCGCCTGTTTGAAGTCAATTACTATGACAAGCTTTTATTAACGATCAATACTAACGGTTATTATTCGACGACCACGCTGAACAATCTTTGGGCCACCGGGATTGGCGAGTTGGATGCGTCCAATGTACTTCTCAATACGACCGTCAAAGACGATATTCTGACCGCTACCTCAAAGAGCGACCTGTTCGGCGGGTTGGGTAATGACAGGCTTACAGGTTCCTCGTCCGGCGACCGCCTTTTTGGCGAAAGCGGCAATGACACCCTCTTCGGCATGGCTGGGAATGACCTTTTGGTCGGTGGTGCCGGCAACGATACCCTGAACGGTGGCGCCGATGGAGATGTGCTCGAAGGCGGTAGTGGCAACGATATCCTGAACGGTGGCACCGGGAGCGATCAGCTCATCGGCGGGGCTGGTAGCGACGTATTCATCGCTCAGCAGGGAAGCAATTATTACGACGCGACCCGAGTCGTCGATTTCAGTCTCGCGGAGCAGGACAAGCTCGATGTCCGCGCGCTCGGGATCAGTGATATCGATAGCCTCAAGCGCCTGGTTGAGGCGGGGGACGACAAAGGTGGCGATGTCATCACAAATTGGAACGGCGGCTACTCGGCTGAGCTGGTGCTCACGGGAGTATCGATCGCCGACCTGACAACGAGCAACCTGCTCCTCAATACCAGCACGGCCAACTCTAGTCAGTTCGCCACTGGCAAAAGCGATTTGTTCGGTGGCCTTGGCAACAACCGTCTCGTTGGCTCCTCGTCCAGCGACCGCCTGTTCGGCGAAGGCGGCGCTGACACCCTTGAGGGCGGCGATGGTTACGACCTGCTGGTGGGTGGCAGCGGTAACGATAGTTTGTTCGGTGGCAATGGTAACGACACACTGGAGGGCGGCATTGGCGACGACAAGCTCGATGGTGGCGACAACTATGACATCCTCAAGGGGGGCGCCGGAAACGATACTCTGAATGGCGGCCTGGGAGACGACGTATTATCGGGCGGCACCGGTAATGACTTGCTGATCAGCAGTCTTGGCGACGACTTTCTGGACGGCGGTGAGGGCATCGATACCCTGTCCTACGCAGCAGAGGGATTGGCGCTCAACGTCAATCTCAGCCTCACGGGCGAGCAGCGTGTCGTGGCATCCCGTTACGAGGATGATCGAATTCTCAATATCGAAAACGTTATTGGTGGTTACGCGAACGATCGCCTGGTGGGCAATGCCTATAACAACAGCCTCGATGGAGGCAACGGTGACGATACACTCAGTGGTGGACTTGGTAATGACACCCTGCGTGGTGCGGCTGGCAATGACACCCTAAATGGCGGTGGCGGCGTGGACACGGCTACCTACGAGGGGGCAACTTCTGCGGTCAAAGTCGACCTGAACATCACGACGGCCTCCCAGAATACACTCGGTGCAGGTGTCGATCGCCTCCTCTACATCGAAAATCTCACCGGATCCAGCTACGCCGATACTCTGAAAGGCGATGCGGCAGCCAACGTGTTAACGGGCGGATTAGGCAAGGACACCCTCACCGGCGGCGCCGGCAACGACATCTTCGATTTCAACGCCCTCGCTGAAACGGGGCTCACCAGTGCCACCTGGGACATCATCACCGACTTCGTCCGCGGAGCCGACAAGATTGACCTGTCGACGCTCGATGCCAACACGGCGACGATCACCAACGAAGCCTTCACCTCGATCATCGGCAGTACCGTTGCCTTCAGTGCGGCCGGCCAGTTGAAAGTTTCAGCGGGCGTGCTCTACGGCAATACCGATGCCGACAGCGCCGCGGAGTTCGCCATCCAGATCACCGGTATCAGCAGCGTGACGACGGCGGATTTTATACTTTAA
- a CDS encoding methyl-accepting chemotaxis protein, giving the protein MPFPPRFLDHYRKADRIMLGLIWLMFVFAVGLAFWHDTFKQALLVGGGTSVLLTLLYRAIGGSRWMRCLLGVGLMVMAALHINQAEGVIESHFGIFALLAVLTFYRDWLPILVAALTIALHHVVFHVLQHQGFPVFVMAHHGSWTMVFVHAFYVLMETVALLYLAVHSQADAVESQDMLDKMLAATSQLSVDTGKGDKARVHVSLAQRFDQFLMQITALVDGVVRDSQGLGQLGQELAKASNTLEKGAKHQLTEIAQMTGSMQRMGDAMEHIVVHVEHAVEHAGQASVQISRGQESVNRAQQEITQLASRLEGTNQTVQVLAGQAQQIGTVLEVISSIAEQTNLLALNAAIEAARAGEQGRGFAVVADEVRSLAQRTAVSTKEIRTIIEALQQGSRKAVEAMQDSREGVERCVEDSQLAAAMLQAIGSDISHIDELNGRIVTTTREQSTASFEIVGRLQSVQSIAQNTADDVQTLALSSRQLPPIATRLDALGRTFHQ; this is encoded by the coding sequence ATGCCCTTCCCCCCTCGTTTCCTCGACCACTACCGCAAAGCCGACCGCATCATGCTGGGCCTGATCTGGCTGATGTTCGTGTTCGCGGTGGGCCTGGCGTTCTGGCACGACACGTTCAAGCAGGCGCTGTTGGTGGGCGGTGGTACCAGTGTGTTGTTGACGCTGCTGTATCGCGCCATCGGCGGGTCGCGGTGGATGCGCTGTTTGCTCGGCGTGGGCTTGATGGTGATGGCGGCGTTGCACATCAATCAGGCCGAGGGGGTCATTGAGTCGCACTTCGGGATTTTTGCGTTGTTGGCAGTGTTGACGTTTTATCGGGACTGGCTGCCAATCCTGGTGGCGGCGCTGACGATTGCGCTGCATCACGTGGTGTTTCATGTGCTGCAGCATCAGGGTTTTCCGGTGTTTGTGATGGCTCATCACGGGAGCTGGACGATGGTGTTCGTTCACGCTTTCTATGTGCTGATGGAGACGGTCGCGCTGCTCTATCTGGCGGTGCACAGCCAGGCCGATGCGGTGGAGAGCCAGGACATGCTGGACAAGATGCTCGCCGCTACTTCACAGCTTTCAGTCGATACGGGTAAGGGCGACAAGGCGCGGGTGCATGTGTCGCTGGCGCAGCGTTTCGATCAATTCCTGATGCAGATCACGGCGCTGGTGGACGGCGTGGTGCGTGATTCTCAGGGTCTGGGTCAGTTGGGCCAGGAGTTGGCCAAGGCGAGCAATACGCTGGAGAAAGGCGCCAAGCATCAGTTGACGGAAATCGCGCAGATGACCGGGTCGATGCAGCGCATGGGCGATGCAATGGAGCACATCGTGGTGCATGTCGAGCATGCCGTTGAACATGCCGGCCAGGCCAGCGTGCAGATCAGCCGCGGGCAGGAAAGCGTGAACCGGGCGCAACAGGAAATCACTCAGTTGGCCTCGCGCCTGGAAGGCACCAACCAGACCGTGCAGGTGCTGGCCGGGCAGGCTCAGCAGATCGGTACGGTGCTGGAGGTGATCAGCAGCATTGCCGAGCAAACCAACTTGCTGGCGCTCAACGCGGCGATTGAAGCGGCGCGCGCCGGCGAGCAAGGCCGGGGCTTTGCCGTGGTGGCCGATGAAGTGCGCAGCCTGGCGCAGCGCACGGCGGTGTCCACCAAGGAAATCAGGACCATCATAGAGGCCTTGCAGCAAGGCAGCCGCAAAGCCGTGGAGGCCATGCAGGACAGTCGCGAAGGGGTGGAGCGCTGTGTCGAGGACAGTCAGTTGGCGGCGGCGATGTTGCAGGCCATTGGCAGCGACATCTCGCACATCGATGAGCTCAATGGGCGGATTGTCACGACGACCCGCGAACAATCCACGGCGAGTTTCGAGATTGTCGGGCGCTTGCAGTCGGTGCAGAGCATTGCGCAGAACACGGCGGATGATGTGCAGACGCTGGCGCTGAGCAGTCGTCAACTACCGCCGATTGCCACGCGCCTGGATGCGCTGGGGCGGACGTTTCATCAATGA
- a CDS encoding ArnT family glycosyltransferase → MNHSLVRFLKSDRGALILLLGVSAFLLLFGLGARELWGAETRWANIALQMLQTGDYFDPYLKGMPYYDKPLPSYWLITATAHLMGGLGHWSLRLSSVLAAWLSVWLVYLIGERLYRKGTGLIAGWFLATTFFFVFWARVATADVLTVCGVLAAVWWYWRGPDDTRLSRYSVFFLMLALTSLFKGLIGFILPGLMLLPHLLSEKRWKNHLNPRLFLAMLVGGVVYMLPFLLSHRYGTPTYGPSGLGLVFQENVVRFFKPFDNIGPIYTYLLYLPVYTLPWAPCWMLGLWVAVRSWKHTEANVRWLILGLGLLFLFFTASGSRRSYYVLPLVPFAQLLAAWWVTRRMAARQATGKAGEPGWTKGIAGAAGFLFLVLGVVYPWTNGGAGGVMQFTRDVRAEAIKTAPWNEWRMVLVDVDNKLPMYLQNHGSPFYYVLPDSDIPQTGDSAALMAWLEKKSGETWNPERTIIVEQYKDIHQLPLSYLTVDHQLITTKPNNGARLFHSKENGSAAFIPHGKTTVAGQAVTQALDQ, encoded by the coding sequence ATGAACCATTCGTTAGTCAGGTTTCTGAAAAGTGACCGGGGTGCGCTGATCCTTCTGCTTGGCGTATCCGCATTTCTTTTGCTGTTCGGGTTGGGCGCAAGGGAGCTCTGGGGCGCTGAAACGCGCTGGGCGAACATTGCGTTGCAAATGCTGCAAACCGGCGATTACTTCGACCCTTACCTCAAGGGCATGCCCTATTACGACAAGCCGCTGCCTTCCTATTGGTTGATTACGGCCACTGCCCATTTGATGGGCGGCCTCGGGCACTGGTCGCTGCGTTTGTCTTCGGTGTTGGCGGCGTGGCTGAGTGTCTGGCTGGTGTATTTGATCGGAGAGCGGCTCTATCGCAAAGGCACTGGCCTGATTGCCGGCTGGTTTCTGGCGACGACGTTCTTTTTCGTGTTCTGGGCGCGGGTCGCCACGGCGGACGTGCTGACGGTTTGCGGTGTGCTGGCGGCGGTCTGGTGGTATTGGCGCGGCCCAGACGACACACGGCTGAGTCGGTACAGCGTGTTTTTCCTGATGCTGGCGCTAACCTCGCTGTTCAAGGGCTTGATCGGGTTCATCCTGCCGGGGCTGATGCTGTTGCCGCATCTGCTCAGTGAGAAGCGCTGGAAAAACCATCTCAACCCACGACTGTTTCTGGCGATGCTGGTGGGCGGCGTGGTGTACATGCTGCCGTTCCTGCTGTCCCACCGCTATGGCACGCCGACTTATGGGCCGAGCGGATTGGGCCTGGTGTTTCAGGAGAACGTGGTTCGTTTCTTCAAGCCGTTCGACAACATTGGCCCGATCTATACCTATCTGCTTTACCTGCCTGTCTACACCCTGCCCTGGGCGCCCTGCTGGATGCTCGGTTTGTGGGTGGCCGTGCGCAGCTGGAAGCACACCGAAGCCAATGTTCGCTGGCTGATCCTGGGCCTCGGCTTGCTGTTCCTGTTCTTCACCGCCAGTGGCAGCCGGCGCAGCTATTACGTATTGCCGCTGGTACCGTTTGCGCAGTTGCTGGCGGCCTGGTGGGTCACCCGGCGCATGGCCGCGCGTCAGGCGACCGGTAAAGCCGGCGAGCCCGGTTGGACCAAGGGTATTGCCGGGGCGGCCGGGTTTCTGTTTTTGGTCCTGGGCGTAGTCTATCCCTGGACCAACGGCGGTGCCGGCGGTGTCATGCAGTTCACCCGGGATGTGCGTGCCGAAGCCATCAAGACGGCGCCGTGGAATGAATGGCGCATGGTGCTGGTGGATGTCGACAACAAGCTGCCCATGTACCTGCAAAATCACGGCTCGCCGTTCTATTACGTGCTCCCGGATTCGGACATTCCACAAACCGGCGACAGTGCTGCACTGATGGCGTGGCTGGAAAAGAAAAGTGGCGAGACCTGGAATCCGGAACGCACGATCATCGTGGAGCAGTACAAGGACATCCATCAGTTGCCGCTGAGTTATCTGACGGTCGATCATCAACTGATCACCACCAAACCCAACAACGGCGCGCGGTTGTTTCATTCAAAGGAAAATGGCAGTGCGGCGTTTATTCCCCATGGGAAAACGACGGTGGCTGGGCAAGCGGTAACTCAGGCTTTGGATCAATAA
- a CDS encoding antitoxin Xre-like helix-turn-helix domain-containing protein, with translation MAVPIQAQSFTKNQCVTGLRAAVSILEKWKATSDQACRILRISRSTYTRARQRDPDWAVALDADQMQRISFVLNMHATLRLVFDNPDNVYGFASMANDNEFFNGRSPLEIMAQGDMISLYETFRRIDMLRGALW, from the coding sequence ATGGCCGTCCCCATCCAGGCTCAATCCTTCACCAAAAACCAATGCGTCACCGGCCTGCGCGCCGCCGTGAGCATTCTGGAAAAGTGGAAAGCCACCAGCGACCAGGCCTGTCGCATCCTGCGTATTTCCCGCAGTACCTACACCCGCGCCCGGCAGCGCGACCCGGATTGGGCGGTGGCGCTGGATGCGGACCAGATGCAGCGCATCAGCTTTGTGCTGAACATGCATGCAACGTTGCGGTTGGTGTTCGACAACCCGGATAACGTCTATGGCTTTGCCTCGATGGCCAATGACAATGAGTTTTTCAACGGGCGTTCACCGCTGGAAATCATGGCCCAGGGCGACATGATTTCGCTGTATGAAACCTTCCGCCGCATCGACATGCTGCGGGGTGCGTTATGGTGA
- a CDS encoding RES family NAD+ phosphorylase, translated as MVMASELAVFAGQSLQAYRLVNSKFPPIALFDDVADADEFEVLFEIQALTNPRLKNEVGQLELIARSEIPFGIAGCSYAIAPFTHVNPAGSRFSDGSFGVLYLADSMEAALAEVRHHQSLYWSKVTSLNYERFVFRGLACAFGDAGMKDATALPPTDPVYAPDDYGHSRVLGRAVRDAGCPGLRYHSVRMPGSHCWALMTPRPVSSIVQTAHYEMVWNGQITSVSQISEA; from the coding sequence ATGGTGATGGCGAGTGAGCTGGCGGTGTTTGCAGGTCAGTCGTTGCAGGCTTATCGCTTGGTCAATTCGAAGTTTCCGCCGATTGCGTTGTTCGATGACGTGGCGGACGCGGATGAATTCGAGGTGTTGTTCGAGATTCAGGCGCTGACCAATCCGCGGTTGAAGAATGAGGTGGGTCAGCTGGAGTTGATTGCGCGCAGCGAGATTCCGTTCGGGATTGCCGGTTGCTCTTATGCTATTGCGCCGTTTACTCATGTGAACCCGGCGGGTTCGCGTTTCAGTGATGGCAGTTTTGGCGTGTTGTACCTGGCGGATTCGATGGAAGCGGCGCTGGCTGAGGTAAGGCATCACCAGAGTCTGTATTGGTCGAAGGTGACGAGCCTGAACTATGAGCGGTTTGTGTTTCGTGGGTTGGCTTGTGCGTTTGGCGATGCAGGGATGAAGGACGCCACCGCCCTGCCGCCGACCGATCCGGTGTATGCGCCGGACGATTACGGCCATTCCCGTGTACTGGGGCGCGCGGTGCGGGACGCCGGTTGTCCGGGTTTGCGCTATCACTCGGTGCGCATGCCGGGCAGTCATTGCTGGGCGTTGATGACGCCGAGGCCGGTATCGTCGATTGTGCAGACGGCGCATTACGAGATGGTCTGGAATGGGCAGATCACCAGTGTGAGTCAGATCAGTGAGGCTTGA
- a CDS encoding cupin domain-containing protein has translation MVTRLLMAAVFAALSISAASAAEPPHGKVTVVFDRPIPNIPGKSMRGVVVEYGPGAASPAHTHPRTAFIYATVLEGSFRIQVKGQPEKIYTVGENFVEEPGSVHLVSANASDTQPARLLAVFVLDTDEKVLVTPIKK, from the coding sequence ATGGTTACCCGATTGCTAATGGCCGCAGTCTTCGCAGCACTCTCGATTAGCGCAGCGTCGGCCGCCGAGCCGCCCCACGGCAAGGTGACGGTGGTGTTCGACCGTCCCATTCCCAACATCCCTGGCAAGAGCATGAGAGGCGTGGTCGTCGAGTATGGGCCGGGTGCCGCATCGCCGGCCCACACCCACCCGAGAACGGCCTTCATCTATGCAACGGTGCTGGAGGGCTCGTTTCGCATCCAGGTCAAAGGCCAACCGGAAAAGATCTACACCGTCGGCGAAAACTTTGTAGAGGAACCGGGTTCCGTGCACCTGGTCAGTGCCAACGCCAGTGACACTCAACCGGCTCGCCTGTTGGCGGTGTTCGTTCTCGACACCGACGAAAAAGTACTCGTGACACCGATTAAAAAGTGA
- a CDS encoding SDR family oxidoreductase produces the protein MKIVVIGGSGLIGSKLVNTLRERGHDALAASPSTGVNSITRVGLAEAMDGADVVVDVANAPSWEDQAVLDFFETSSRNLLAAEAAAGVRHHVALSIVGSERLPDTGYFRAKVAQEALIKASGMPYSIVRATQFSEFAGGIVQSFAVGEEIRASPALIQPIASDDVVAALADVVLAAPVNGTVEVGGPETMPIDELARRYLRATQDNRKVVPDVHARYFGAVLNDQSLVTGKNARLGAIRFDDWLARSTAQ, from the coding sequence ATGAAGATCGTCGTCATCGGAGGCTCCGGCCTCATCGGATCGAAACTTGTGAACACCCTTCGCGAGCGCGGCCATGACGCACTCGCCGCCAGCCCCAGCACCGGCGTGAACAGCATCACCCGCGTAGGCCTGGCCGAAGCGATGGATGGCGCTGATGTGGTGGTCGACGTGGCGAACGCGCCGTCGTGGGAGGACCAGGCCGTTCTCGATTTCTTCGAAACCTCGAGCCGTAACCTGCTGGCCGCCGAAGCCGCTGCCGGGGTTCGTCACCATGTTGCCCTGTCGATTGTCGGCAGCGAACGGCTTCCCGATACCGGCTATTTCCGCGCCAAGGTCGCGCAGGAAGCCCTTATCAAGGCATCCGGCATGCCTTACAGCATTGTGCGTGCCACGCAGTTCTCCGAGTTTGCCGGCGGCATTGTCCAGTCTTTCGCCGTTGGCGAGGAAATTCGTGCTTCGCCGGCGCTGATCCAGCCGATCGCGTCCGACGACGTAGTAGCGGCGCTGGCCGATGTCGTGCTGGCAGCACCGGTCAATGGCACGGTTGAAGTCGGCGGCCCGGAAACCATGCCGATCGACGAACTGGCCAGGCGCTATCTGCGAGCGACCCAGGACAACCGCAAGGTCGTGCCGGACGTGCATGCGCGCTACTTCGGCGCGGTGCTCAACGACCAATCGCTGGTTACCGGCAAGAACGCACGCCTGGGCGCGATCCGCTTCGACGACTGGCTGGCCCGGTCGACAGCGCAGTAA